One Lottiidibacillus patelloidae genomic region harbors:
- a CDS encoding dihydroorotate dehydrogenase electron transfer subunit: MIKKEWMEVQSISKIAKQIYEIELQGDLVKEIKAPGQFVHVKVGNGFSPLLRRPISICDFDQEASTMKLLFRSEGKGTKLLSEVKKGSKIDVLGPLGNGFSLETLNEGDTALIVGGGIGVPPLYGLARRLVERGVNVVVVLGFATEEVVFYEDKFKELGDTIVTTVDGTYGEKGFVTDGIRKNDWHYDAIFACGPTQMLKALTSKYPDERGYLSLEERMGCGIGACFACVCRAEEGYRKVCSDGPVFPIGEVIL; encoded by the coding sequence ATGATCAAGAAAGAATGGATGGAAGTTCAATCGATAAGCAAAATTGCTAAACAAATTTATGAAATTGAATTACAAGGAGATTTAGTGAAAGAAATAAAAGCTCCTGGCCAATTCGTTCATGTAAAGGTAGGAAACGGCTTTTCTCCATTATTGAGACGGCCGATAAGTATATGTGACTTTGATCAAGAGGCAAGTACGATGAAACTCCTTTTTCGTAGTGAAGGAAAAGGAACAAAGCTACTAAGTGAAGTTAAAAAAGGAAGCAAAATCGACGTTTTAGGTCCGCTCGGGAATGGTTTTTCTCTTGAGACACTTAATGAAGGAGATACAGCGCTTATCGTTGGTGGCGGAATTGGTGTACCACCTTTGTATGGCTTAGCAAGAAGATTAGTTGAACGAGGGGTCAATGTCGTAGTTGTACTAGGATTTGCTACGGAAGAAGTAGTTTTTTATGAAGACAAATTTAAAGAACTTGGTGACACAATAGTAACAACTGTGGACGGAACTTATGGAGAAAAAGGCTTTGTAACAGATGGAATAAGAAAAAACGATTGGCATTATGATGCTATCTTTGCATGTGGACCGACGCAAATGTTAAAAGCACTTACTTCGAAATATCCAGATGAAAGAGGATATCTTTCACTTGAAGAACGGATGGGTTGCGGTATCGGTGCATGTTTTGCTTGTGTCTGTCGTGCAGAAGAAGGTTATCGCAAAGTTTGTAGTGATGGACCTGTCTTTCCTATCGGGGAGGTTATACTATGA
- a CDS encoding aspartate carbamoyltransferase catalytic subunit, with amino-acid sequence MHITTLNNMTIEELQSVLSAAKKFAEGKQWELEQQMFIANLFYENSTRTKLSFEVAEQKLGFKILNVDVHTSSVQKGESLYDTVKTLEAIGVDAVVIRHPEENYFKTLIENINIPIINGGDGCGNHPTQSLLDLYTIFEHFNRFTNLNVVICGDLRHSRVARSNAEVLTRLGATVSYSGPEKWFDHTLPKGEFLTMDEAVKHADVLMLLRIQEERHQQANNEKDTSYLEQYGLTVERERKMKQNSIIMHPAPVNRGFEIADELVECHRSKIFRQMSNGVFVRMAVLKFALQNGKV; translated from the coding sequence TTGCATATTACAACATTAAACAACATGACAATAGAAGAACTACAGTCTGTCCTATCAGCAGCAAAAAAGTTTGCGGAAGGTAAGCAGTGGGAATTAGAACAACAGATGTTTATTGCCAATCTATTTTATGAAAACAGTACGCGAACAAAGCTGAGCTTTGAAGTAGCTGAACAAAAGCTAGGCTTTAAGATTTTAAATGTTGATGTTCATACGTCTAGTGTACAAAAAGGTGAAAGCCTGTATGACACGGTAAAAACGTTAGAAGCAATTGGAGTTGATGCAGTTGTCATTCGTCATCCCGAGGAAAACTATTTTAAAACATTAATAGAAAATATAAATATACCAATTATTAATGGTGGGGATGGTTGTGGAAACCACCCGACACAATCTTTACTAGACTTATATACGATTTTCGAACATTTTAATAGATTTACTAATCTAAATGTTGTCATTTGTGGTGATTTGCGTCATAGCCGTGTCGCACGTTCAAATGCTGAGGTATTAACAAGGCTAGGAGCAACTGTTAGCTATTCAGGACCTGAAAAATGGTTTGATCATACACTTCCAAAAGGTGAGTTTTTAACAATGGATGAAGCGGTGAAACATGCAGATGTGTTAATGCTTTTACGAATCCAAGAAGAGCGCCATCAACAGGCTAATAATGAGAAGGATACATCTTATTTAGAACAGTATGGGTTAACGGTAGAGAGAGAAAGAAAAATGAAGCAAAATAGCATCATTATGCATCCTGCTCCCGTAAATCGTGGCTTTGAAATTGCAGACGAACTAGTAGAATGTCACCGCTCAAAAATATTTAGGCAAATGAGTAATGGTGTTTTTGTAAGAATGGCAGTGTTAAAATTTGCGCTACAAAATGGAAAGGTGTGA
- a CDS encoding class I SAM-dependent methyltransferase: MEGSEFDELVTFFDNMAQTNWLSKLHNRLIELSGDWTNKNVLDVGSGTGRLLLRGVDKTKTVTGIDLSEGMVQKSKKLYSERKLTHKSNFKVGDACHLPYANELFDISLSTCVMFLLPKPEEGLTEILRVTKTGGKLAFLNPSFYMSVENAEKYATKHGLEGFEKETLLKWANAAKKRHRYKSDQFHDLLLKCGASSVESEEHLDGLALITYAKK, encoded by the coding sequence ATGGAAGGTAGCGAATTTGATGAGCTCGTTACATTTTTCGATAACATGGCACAAACAAATTGGCTAAGTAAGCTACATAATCGTTTAATTGAACTATCAGGAGACTGGACGAATAAAAATGTTCTAGATGTCGGTTCTGGTACAGGTAGATTATTGTTACGAGGAGTAGATAAAACAAAAACAGTAACAGGAATTGACTTATCAGAGGGTATGGTTCAAAAAAGTAAAAAGCTCTATTCAGAACGAAAATTAACTCATAAATCTAATTTCAAGGTTGGCGATGCTTGCCATTTACCATATGCAAATGAATTATTTGATATTTCATTATCAACATGTGTCATGTTTTTACTACCGAAGCCTGAAGAAGGATTAACGGAAATTTTAAGGGTTACAAAAACAGGTGGTAAATTAGCATTTTTAAACCCTTCTTTTTATATGAGTGTGGAAAATGCAGAAAAATATGCAACGAAACATGGATTAGAAGGATTTGAAAAAGAAACATTATTAAAATGGGCAAATGCAGCAAAAAAACGTCATCGTTATAAAAGTGACCAATTCCATGATCTTTTATTGAAATGTGGAGCATCTTCTGTAGAAAGTGAAGAGCATTTAGACGGCTTGGCATTAATTACTTACGCAAAGAAATAG
- the pyrE gene encoding orotate phosphoribosyltransferase, translating to MKRKIAKNLLEIGAVTLSAKHPFIWSSGIKSPIYCDNRLTMSYPAVRKDIAKGLETLIKKHFANSEVIAGTATAGIPHAAWVSESMELPMVYVRSKAKGHGKENQIEGVIPEGKKVIIVEDLISTGGSVINAAHALKQLGAEVLGVVSIFTYELEIGKKRLAEEQLSWYALTDFETLLAEAKSQNEIDQDAYDSMLSWKRNPERWGV from the coding sequence ATGAAACGAAAGATTGCAAAGAATCTATTAGAAATTGGGGCAGTAACATTAAGTGCAAAACATCCATTTATTTGGTCTTCCGGAATAAAATCCCCAATATACTGTGATAATCGATTAACAATGTCCTATCCAGCGGTTCGAAAAGACATCGCAAAAGGGCTAGAAACTTTAATAAAAAAACATTTTGCAAATTCAGAAGTAATTGCTGGAACAGCTACTGCAGGTATTCCTCATGCAGCATGGGTAAGTGAAAGTATGGAACTCCCTATGGTTTATGTTCGAAGTAAAGCAAAAGGACATGGAAAAGAAAATCAAATTGAGGGTGTTATTCCTGAAGGGAAAAAGGTCATTATTGTCGAAGATTTAATATCTACTGGGGGAAGTGTCATAAATGCAGCTCATGCGTTGAAACAACTAGGCGCAGAAGTTTTAGGTGTTGTTTCTATTTTTACATATGAACTAGAAATAGGTAAAAAGCGCCTAGCAGAAGAGCAACTTTCTTGGTATGCTTTAACTGATTTTGAAACTTTGCTTGCTGAAGCGAAATCTCAAAATGAAATTGACCAAGATGCATATGATTCTATGCTTTCATGGAAAAGAAACCCTGAAAGATGGGGTGTTTAA
- the pyrF gene encoding orotidine-5'-phosphate decarboxylase, which produces MNKPLIVALDFPSSNEALSLVSQLEIYHPFVKVGMELYYKEGPAIIEELKMKNCNIFLDLKLHDIPNTVKQAMKQLARLEVDLVNVHAAGGKVMMEAALEGLEAGSRVGRKRPKCIAVTQLTSTTENMLTEELLIHSSMETTIKLYAALAKESGLDGVVCSALEVPSIKEVCGNNFLAITPGIRNSEDNNHDQHRIVSPVQANRLGSDVIVVGRSITGAKDPHSAYLRMKSEWEGLL; this is translated from the coding sequence ATGAACAAACCATTAATCGTAGCCCTCGACTTTCCGTCAAGTAACGAGGCATTATCTTTAGTTAGTCAGCTTGAAATCTATCATCCTTTCGTAAAGGTAGGGATGGAATTATATTACAAGGAAGGTCCAGCAATTATTGAAGAGTTAAAGATGAAAAACTGTAATATATTTTTAGATTTAAAGTTACATGACATTCCTAACACAGTTAAACAGGCGATGAAGCAGCTCGCAAGATTAGAAGTTGATCTTGTCAATGTTCATGCGGCAGGTGGAAAGGTGATGATGGAAGCGGCTTTGGAAGGTTTAGAAGCAGGATCTAGAGTTGGCCGTAAACGCCCAAAATGTATAGCTGTAACACAACTAACTAGTACAACAGAAAATATGCTAACCGAGGAATTGCTCATTCATTCCTCTATGGAAACAACAATTAAACTGTATGCAGCGTTAGCGAAGGAAAGCGGTTTAGATGGTGTCGTATGTTCGGCATTAGAAGTACCTAGCATTAAAGAGGTTTGTGGAAATAACTTCTTGGCGATAACACCCGGTATTAGAAATTCAGAAGATAATAATCATGATCAACACCGCATCGTGAGTCCTGTGCAAGCGAATCGATTAGGAAGTGATGTAATCGTTGTTGGGCGCAGTATTACGGGAGCAAAAGATCCACATTCAGCATATTTGAGAATGAAAAGTGAGTGGGAGGGATTATTATGA
- the carB gene encoding carbamoyl-phosphate synthase large subunit: MPKRYDIKKVLVIGSGPIVIGQAAEFDYAGTQACQALKEEGYEVILVNSNPATIMTDTEMADKVYIEPLTVEFVSRVIRKERPDALLPTLGGQTGLNLAVELAEKGILEEYEIEILGTRLEAIEQAEDREQFRSLMKELGEPVADSAIVHSIEEANAFVKEIGFPVIIRPAYTLGGTGGGIADNQKKLEEIIASGLKSSPVNQCLLERSIAGYKEIEYEVMRDASDAAIVVCNMENVDPVGVHTGDSIVVAPSQTLSDREYQMLRNSSLKIIRALGIEGGCNVQFALDPESFSYYIIEVNPRVSRSSALASKATGYPIAKLAAKIAVGYHLAEMKNPVTGTTYACYEPALDYIVSKIPRWPFDKFASANRTLSTQMKATGEVMAIGSNFEESILKAVRSLETNIDHLEIKKFAYLDEESLKKRMEVADDERLFTVAEGIRRGIPIETIYHLSKIDRFFLMKMKNIIDMEEKLLENKRNNEVLKEAKQIGFSDKKIAELWAMEELEVYKWREENAILPVYKMVDTCAAEFESTTPYYYGTYEEEEESIVTEKESILVLGSGPIRIGQGIEFDYATVHSVKAIKEAGYEAIIVNNNPETVSTDFSISDKLYFEPLTIEDVMHIIRLEKPKGVVVQFGGQTAINLASALDERGVPIIGTSVTDIDRAEDRKKFEKTLSSLNIYQPLGKTVTAVEEAIETAEEIGYPVLVRPSYVLGGRAMEIVYSRNELLHYMEHAVEVNPQHPVLIDRYLTGMEIEVDAISDGETVVIPGIMEHIERAGVHSGDSIAVYPPQTLSEEIKEKVIERTIALARAFHIKGLLNIQFVIYRDEVYVIEVNPRSSRTVPFLSKITGVPMANIATKVILGQSLISQGYTNGYIEEREGVFVKVPVFSFAKMRSVDITLGPEMKSTGEVMGYDHTLEKALYKGLVAAGMNIPAHGSVLLTVSDHDKEEIEEIAKRFYNIGYRLLATTGTAEVLRKHSLPVRTVNKISEEDGDILDVIRTGKAQIVINTLTKGKQPARDGFRIRREAVENGVVCLTSLDTATAILQVLEAMTFSSEAIKAPSKKQVAFV, from the coding sequence ATGCCAAAGCGTTATGATATTAAGAAAGTTTTAGTAATAGGATCTGGTCCAATTGTTATTGGTCAAGCGGCAGAGTTTGATTATGCTGGAACCCAGGCATGTCAAGCGTTAAAAGAAGAAGGGTATGAAGTAATTTTAGTTAATTCAAACCCGGCCACCATCATGACTGATACAGAAATGGCCGATAAAGTATACATCGAACCTCTTACTGTGGAATTCGTCAGTCGTGTTATTAGAAAAGAACGTCCAGATGCACTTTTACCAACGCTTGGTGGTCAAACTGGCTTAAATTTAGCAGTAGAATTAGCTGAAAAAGGTATTTTAGAAGAATATGAAATTGAGATATTAGGCACAAGATTAGAAGCAATTGAGCAAGCGGAAGATCGTGAACAGTTTCGTTCATTAATGAAAGAACTTGGTGAACCTGTAGCAGATAGTGCTATTGTCCATTCCATAGAAGAGGCCAATGCATTTGTTAAAGAAATAGGGTTCCCTGTTATTATTCGCCCTGCTTACACTCTTGGAGGGACTGGAGGAGGAATAGCTGACAATCAGAAGAAGCTAGAAGAAATTATTGCTAGTGGCTTGAAGAGTAGTCCGGTTAATCAATGTTTGTTGGAAAGAAGTATTGCAGGGTATAAAGAAATTGAATATGAAGTGATGCGTGATGCGAGTGATGCTGCAATTGTTGTATGTAATATGGAAAATGTAGATCCAGTCGGAGTACATACTGGTGACTCGATCGTCGTCGCTCCAAGTCAAACGTTGAGCGATCGAGAGTATCAAATGTTACGTAATTCATCCTTAAAAATTATTCGCGCTCTTGGAATTGAAGGTGGATGTAATGTGCAATTTGCACTAGATCCTGAAAGTTTTTCTTACTACATTATTGAAGTAAACCCAAGAGTTAGCCGTTCGTCAGCATTAGCTTCGAAAGCGACAGGATACCCAATTGCAAAGCTCGCAGCTAAAATCGCAGTTGGCTATCACTTAGCAGAAATGAAAAACCCGGTAACAGGGACAACATATGCTTGTTATGAACCAGCACTGGATTATATCGTCTCAAAAATACCGCGCTGGCCATTTGATAAGTTTGCCTCAGCAAATAGAACATTGTCCACGCAAATGAAAGCTACTGGAGAAGTAATGGCAATTGGCAGTAATTTTGAAGAGTCCATTTTAAAAGCTGTTCGCTCACTGGAAACAAATATAGATCATTTAGAAATTAAAAAGTTTGCCTATTTAGATGAAGAGAGTTTAAAGAAACGTATGGAAGTTGCAGACGATGAACGCCTTTTCACTGTGGCAGAGGGAATCCGCCGAGGAATTCCAATTGAAACAATATACCATTTAAGTAAAATTGATCGCTTTTTCCTGATGAAGATGAAAAATATTATTGATATGGAAGAAAAGCTTCTAGAAAACAAACGAAACAATGAAGTGTTAAAAGAAGCGAAACAAATAGGATTCTCTGACAAGAAAATAGCTGAGCTTTGGGCGATGGAAGAGCTTGAAGTTTACAAATGGCGAGAAGAGAATGCGATTTTGCCAGTGTACAAGATGGTAGATACTTGTGCAGCAGAATTTGAATCAACGACACCATACTATTATGGGACGTATGAAGAGGAAGAAGAGTCGATAGTAACTGAAAAAGAAAGCATCTTAGTCCTTGGTTCAGGTCCAATTCGTATCGGGCAAGGTATTGAGTTTGACTATGCAACCGTTCATTCTGTAAAAGCGATAAAAGAGGCTGGTTATGAGGCAATTATTGTAAATAACAATCCTGAGACTGTTTCAACGGATTTTTCAATCTCAGATAAACTTTATTTTGAACCATTAACCATTGAAGATGTCATGCATATTATTCGTTTAGAAAAGCCTAAAGGTGTTGTCGTTCAATTCGGAGGACAAACGGCGATAAATTTAGCAAGTGCGCTTGATGAAAGAGGAGTGCCGATTATAGGGACATCAGTAACAGATATTGATCGAGCGGAAGATCGGAAAAAGTTTGAAAAAACATTATCTAGTTTAAATATTTATCAACCGCTTGGAAAAACAGTAACGGCTGTTGAAGAAGCAATTGAAACTGCAGAAGAAATTGGTTATCCAGTCTTAGTAAGACCGTCGTATGTCCTTGGCGGGCGTGCAATGGAGATTGTTTATAGCAGAAACGAACTGCTTCACTATATGGAACATGCCGTGGAAGTGAATCCTCAGCATCCAGTCTTAATCGATCGGTATTTAACAGGTATGGAGATTGAAGTTGACGCCATTTCTGATGGGGAAACGGTCGTTATTCCTGGAATAATGGAACATATAGAACGAGCGGGCGTACACTCAGGTGATTCGATTGCCGTATACCCTCCGCAAACATTATCTGAAGAAATAAAAGAGAAAGTTATCGAAAGAACAATTGCATTAGCAAGGGCTTTTCATATAAAAGGATTGTTAAATATTCAATTCGTTATTTATAGAGATGAAGTATATGTTATTGAAGTAAACCCAAGGTCGAGTCGAACAGTACCGTTTTTAAGTAAAATTACTGGTGTACCAATGGCAAATATTGCAACAAAGGTAATCCTAGGGCAATCATTAATTTCGCAAGGGTATACAAATGGGTATATCGAGGAACGTGAAGGAGTTTTTGTGAAAGTTCCAGTTTTCTCTTTCGCAAAAATGAGAAGTGTCGATATTACGCTTGGACCAGAAATGAAATCAACTGGTGAAGTTATGGGCTATGATCACACACTTGAAAAAGCACTTTATAAAGGGTTAGTAGCTGCAGGTATGAATATTCCAGCACATGGTTCAGTATTATTGACGGTTTCTGATCACGACAAAGAAGAAATTGAAGAAATCGCCAAGCGTTTTTACAATATCGGCTACCGATTATTAGCAACGACTGGAACAGCAGAAGTTTTAAGAAAGCATTCTTTACCTGTACGAACTGTTAATAAAATTTCGGAAGAAGATGGAGATATCTTAGATGTCATTCGAACTGGAAAAGCACAAATTGTAATTAACACGCTAACGAAAGGAAAGCAGCCAGCACGAGATGGCTTCCGAATTCGAAGGGAAGCGGTGGAAAATGGTGTTGTATGCTTAACATCATTAGATACAGCAACAGCTATTCTCCAAGTTCTTGAAGCAATGACGTTCTCATCTGAAGCAATCAAGGCACCGAGTAAAAAACAGGTGGCATTTGTATGA
- a CDS encoding carbamoyl phosphate synthase small subunit codes for MKRMLVLEDGTVMIGKAFGSEKLTGGEVVFNTGMTGYQELLSDPSYAGQIVTMTYPLIGNYGINRDDFETMKPAINGLIVREACRYPSNWRSEFSLHEFLKIHEIPGLEGVDTRKLTRIIRRFGTLKGRLCSLEEDPEVIASQLSSMPEDKNVVQRVSTKSPYASPGRGARIVLVDFGMKYGILRELTKRSCDVIVVPYNTTAEEIRRLNPEGVLLSNGPGDPKDVQEAIEMIKGILGHIPILGICLGHQLLALAGGADTVKMKFGHRGSNHPVQHLETGKVYMTSQNHSYAVDEMSLEKTPFTVTHKALNDGSIEGIKHNTLPAFSVQYHPEASPGPEDANEHFDDFLQMVKNFKRGITNAKAL; via the coding sequence ATGAAAAGAATGCTCGTATTAGAAGATGGAACAGTAATGATCGGAAAAGCGTTCGGAAGTGAGAAGCTTACTGGAGGAGAGGTTGTTTTTAATACTGGAATGACTGGATATCAAGAGCTTTTATCAGATCCTTCTTATGCAGGGCAAATTGTGACAATGACATACCCGTTAATCGGGAATTACGGTATAAATCGTGATGACTTTGAAACGATGAAACCTGCCATTAACGGTCTAATTGTACGGGAAGCTTGCCGCTATCCATCAAATTGGCGAAGTGAATTTTCCTTACACGAATTTTTGAAAATACATGAAATTCCAGGGCTAGAAGGAGTAGACACGCGGAAACTAACCCGAATTATTCGCCGTTTTGGAACACTAAAAGGTAGGTTATGTTCCCTTGAAGAAGATCCTGAGGTGATCGCTTCACAGTTAAGTTCCATGCCAGAAGATAAAAATGTTGTTCAAAGAGTTTCTACGAAAAGCCCATATGCAAGTCCAGGAAGAGGAGCGAGAATTGTTTTAGTAGATTTCGGAATGAAATATGGCATTTTAAGAGAGTTAACAAAACGAAGCTGTGACGTTATCGTCGTCCCTTATAATACAACAGCGGAAGAAATTCGCCGTTTAAATCCAGAGGGTGTTTTGTTAAGTAATGGCCCTGGAGACCCGAAAGATGTCCAAGAAGCGATTGAAATGATCAAAGGAATATTAGGACATATCCCGATTTTAGGAATCTGCCTAGGGCATCAATTATTAGCGTTAGCAGGTGGGGCCGATACGGTGAAAATGAAATTTGGTCATCGAGGAAGTAACCATCCTGTGCAGCATCTTGAAACAGGCAAGGTTTATATGACTTCGCAAAATCATAGTTATGCTGTCGATGAAATGTCACTAGAAAAGACACCTTTTACAGTTACACATAAAGCGCTAAATGATGGATCAATTGAAGGCATTAAGCATAATACGTTACCAGCATTTTCTGTACAATATCATCCAGAAGCTTCACCTGGACCAGAAGATGCAAATGAACACTTTGATGATTTCTTACAAATGGTCAAGAACTTTAAGAGGGGGATAACAAATGCCAAAGCGTTATGA
- a CDS encoding dihydroorotase — MKKLLKNGFVLDTKGMLVKIDILIEYDKITKMSEEIVAKNDYTVIDVTGKLVIPGLVDLHVHLREPGGEAKETIETGTLAAAKGGFTTIAPMPNTNPVPDNEETMRNLHARIHEKAHVRVLPYAAISVNEKGEELINFAELKNAGAFAFSDDGVGVQNAAMMFEAMKEAAALNMSVVAHCEENSLIFNGAVHDGTFAKKNDIPGIPSICESVHIARDVLLAEAANCHYHVCHISTKESVRVVRDAKRAGINVTAEVSPHHLILCEDDIPEVNTNYKMNPPLRSREDRAALLEGLLDGTIDFIATDHAPHTAEEKAKNICEAPFGIVGLETAFPLLYTHFVKKEIISMKQLVDFLTKIPCEKFQLPYGELAVGKVADITVIDLEEEREINPNDFASKGRNTPFAGWKCQGWPILTIASGNIAWEKESVNA, encoded by the coding sequence ATGAAAAAATTATTAAAGAATGGCTTTGTCTTAGATACAAAAGGAATGTTAGTCAAAATTGATATTTTAATAGAATACGATAAAATCACAAAAATGAGTGAAGAAATAGTAGCAAAAAATGATTACACCGTTATTGATGTTACAGGAAAGCTTGTTATTCCTGGGTTAGTAGATTTACATGTCCACCTTCGTGAACCTGGCGGAGAAGCGAAAGAAACAATCGAAACAGGGACACTTGCTGCTGCTAAAGGTGGATTTACAACGATTGCCCCAATGCCAAACACGAATCCTGTACCTGACAATGAAGAGACGATGCGCAATCTACATGCGAGAATTCATGAAAAAGCACATGTACGCGTGCTACCTTATGCAGCAATTTCAGTAAATGAAAAAGGGGAAGAGTTAATTAACTTCGCCGAGTTAAAAAATGCTGGTGCATTTGCTTTTTCTGACGATGGTGTCGGTGTTCAAAACGCGGCGATGATGTTTGAAGCAATGAAAGAGGCAGCAGCACTTAACATGTCTGTCGTAGCCCATTGTGAAGAAAATTCTCTTATCTTTAATGGGGCAGTCCATGACGGAACGTTTGCCAAGAAAAATGATATTCCTGGTATCCCATCCATTTGTGAATCTGTACATATCGCTCGAGATGTGCTTCTTGCAGAAGCTGCAAATTGCCATTATCACGTTTGCCACATTAGTACAAAAGAGTCTGTCAGAGTTGTCCGTGATGCAAAGCGAGCTGGAATAAACGTGACAGCAGAAGTTAGTCCCCACCACTTAATTCTTTGTGAAGATGACATTCCAGAAGTTAATACAAATTATAAAATGAACCCACCACTTCGAAGTAGAGAAGATCGTGCTGCATTACTAGAGGGGCTATTGGACGGAACAATTGACTTTATTGCGACAGATCATGCACCACATACAGCGGAAGAAAAAGCTAAAAATATTTGTGAAGCACCTTTCGGAATTGTCGGACTAGAAACAGCGTTCCCACTTCTATATACCCATTTTGTAAAAAAAGAAATAATCTCAATGAAACAGTTAGTCGATTTTTTAACAAAAATCCCGTGCGAAAAATTTCAATTACCGTATGGAGAATTAGCTGTAGGTAAGGTCGCTGATATAACAGTGATTGATTTAGAGGAAGAAAGAGAAATTAATCCAAACGATTTTGCATCAAAAGGAAGGAACACACCTTTTGCAGGTTGGAAATGTCAAGGGTGGCCAATCTTAACAATCGCTTCAGGAAATATAGCTTGGGAGAAGGAGAGTGTCAACGCATGA
- a CDS encoding dihydroorotate dehydrogenase, which translates to MKNLQVQLPGLDLKNPIMPASGCFGFGREFANLYDLNELGAIMIKATTLESRFGNETPRVAETEAGMLNAIGLQNPGLEGVLRNELPFLEKYQSPIIANVAGSTVEDYEIVAREISQANNVHALELNISCPNVKEGGIAFGTNPLIAAKLTERVKKVSSVPVYVKLSPNVANIVEMASAVEEAGADGLTMINTLIGMRIDVKSAQPIIANKTGGLSGPAIKPVAIRMIYEVSQHVSIPIIGMGGIMNAEDVIEFLMAGASAVAVGTANFVNPFVCPTIIKELPEWMDKLDVNEISELVGRSWKNEQTINRSPRLSVK; encoded by the coding sequence ATGAAAAACTTGCAAGTGCAACTACCTGGATTAGACTTAAAAAACCCAATTATGCCAGCTTCCGGTTGCTTTGGTTTCGGTAGAGAGTTTGCTAACCTCTATGATCTAAATGAGCTAGGTGCAATCATGATAAAAGCTACAACTTTGGAATCACGTTTTGGAAATGAAACACCGAGAGTTGCAGAAACGGAAGCAGGGATGTTGAATGCAATTGGCTTACAAAATCCTGGGCTTGAAGGAGTCCTTAGAAACGAACTTCCTTTTTTAGAAAAATATCAATCTCCTATTATTGCAAATGTAGCAGGTTCGACTGTCGAAGATTACGAGATTGTAGCACGAGAAATTTCTCAAGCAAATAACGTTCATGCATTAGAACTTAATATATCATGCCCGAATGTGAAGGAAGGGGGCATTGCCTTTGGAACGAATCCATTAATTGCAGCAAAGTTAACGGAACGCGTTAAAAAAGTCAGTTCTGTTCCTGTTTACGTAAAATTGTCCCCGAACGTTGCAAACATTGTTGAGATGGCTTCGGCAGTTGAAGAGGCTGGAGCAGATGGGTTAACGATGATTAATACACTTATTGGCATGAGAATCGATGTAAAAAGCGCACAACCAATTATTGCAAATAAAACCGGGGGATTGTCTGGCCCTGCAATCAAACCAGTGGCAATTCGGATGATTTATGAAGTGAGTCAACATGTCTCCATTCCAATCATCGGAATGGGCGGAATAATGAATGCGGAAGATGTGATCGAGTTTTTAATGGCTGGTGCATCGGCTGTAGCAGTCGGTACTGCTAATTTTGTGAACCCATTTGTTTGCCCAACAATTATAAAAGAATTACCAGAGTGGATGGACAAATTAGATGTAAATGAAATCTCAGAACTTGTCGGAAGGAGTTGGAAAAATGAACAAACCATTAATCGTAGCCCTCGACTTTCCGTCAAGTAA